A window of the Diospyros lotus cultivar Yz01 unplaced genomic scaffold, ASM1463336v1 superscaf1, whole genome shotgun sequence genome harbors these coding sequences:
- the LOC127793076 gene encoding glucan endo-1,3-beta-glucosidase 13, translating to MRNKRAWILQALIMLQCSLGFAREMAAEEKAETAIPVTTLSPPEGNTTFLDGTTWCVARPGVSQLDLQSALDWACGMGMADCGPIQTGRECYEPDTLLSHASFAFNSYYQQNGNSDIACNFGGTASLTQRNPSYERCVYSTSGTVGSAAPPASEHKPSFIWWRSIGFVLLLYWRC from the exons ATGAGGAACAAGAGAGCATGGATTCTTCAGGCTCTGATAATGCTGCAATGCTCTCTGG GCTTTGCGAGAGAGATGGCGGCGGAAGAGAAGGCCGAGACGGCGATTCCGGTGACGACCCTATCGCCGCCGGAGGGAAACACGACGTTCCTGGACGGCACGACGTGGTGTGTGGCGCGTCCCGGCGTGTCGCAGTTGGATTTGCAGAGCGCGCTGGACTGGGCGTGCGGGATGGGAATGGCGGATTGCGGCCCGATTCAGACCGGCCGCGAATGCTACGAGCCGGACACGCTCTTGTCCCACGCTTCCTTTGCTTTCAACAGCTACTACCAACAGAATGGAAACTCTGACATCGCCTGCAACTTTGGGGGCACTGCCTCCTTGACACAACGTAACCCCA GTTATGAGAGGTGTGTTTACTCTACATCTGG GACTGTGGGATCAGCGGCGCCTCCAGCGTCCGAGCACAAACCAAGCTTCATCTGGTGGAGAAGCATCGGTTTTGTGCTGCTTTTGTACTGGAGATGCTGA